GTTCATTAGATTTATAATGTTATTTAGGTTGGAGATATCttaattgattttatgtttttgatgTCCTGTTTATTGGTGATAAAGGTATACTGAAAGCACTCACTATTATGATGTGGGGTCTATGTGGGATTTAATATCATGGGATATCTTTTGTCCATATAATTGGGTGGGTTGACATCTGGGACATGAATATTtactattgttttatatttttattgggttGTTCCCTTGTCTAAGATATAGggactttctttgtctcttctgattaatttctGTTTGAAATCTGCTACAAAGTGTTCTTCATGAAGGGAATTtctacctctttttaaaaattaagaattaaaactTACATAATTATATCAAGCAATTATTAGAGattaagttattttaattatatttctcatgAAATAACATCCTTTTTTCAACTATTTGTGTAAACAGGTATActacaagttttttttaaatatgtactatttctttttatttttactgttaaatttgttctaattagctatacatgacagtagtatgcattttgacacattgtatacaaatggaacaAAACTGCTTCCTCTGGCTGAACTTGGAGTAGAGTCATTcgagtagtgtaatcatacatgtatataggataataatgtccattccACCACTtttcccacccccacacccctttTCTTCCTGAACTCCCTTCTGCCTAATTTaaacttccttcattcttccttacCCCTACTCgtaattatggatcagcatctgcttatcacaGAGAACCTCTGGCCTTTGTGTTgttagtttggcttatttcacttagcatgatactctccagctccatccatgtacctacaaatgccataattttatcctctttattgctgagtaatattgcattgtgatAGATtccaattttctttatccattcatctattgaagttcatctaggttgcttccacagcttaggtattgtgaattgagctgctataaactttgatgtgactACATCAACCagtgggtatagaccaaggagtgggatagctgggtcaaatggtggttcctttccacgttttctgaggcatctccatactgctttccattacACTGCTGGATTTTTAAATCATCCTGAAAACCATGAAGTACGAttcatcttctatttatttatttttccttgattgtatattttcatttaaatcttaCATAACTCAAGTTTTGTACAAAGCTATATAGTGAAAAATTGGGGTTTCCCTCTAAAGTCTTAAGTATCCAAAGTTTaaaaggttaattttaaaataatcaaacaaataaaacaacaaaacctttgtggtgtattattcttttaataccCAGCTGCATTacagatttcatttatttcttttttaatatttttgtaaatttgcCATTAGATAAACGAGCCTATGAGATTTCAGTGGGGCTTGTTCTGGTTTTGGCATCAAGGTTATGTTCATGTCCTCATAAACCCAAATCATTCTAAAAAaggttacagaaaggaaagtaagAGAATCTACTTACAAAATGCTATGAGTTTAGCATTGGAGGATTCgcttttttccaaataatttcattGTTACATTATACTTCTACATGATTGTTGGATTTATTTTGGagggggtactagagattgaacccagaggggctttatCACTGAATTCCATTCCCAagcccttttgatattttattttgagacagggtctcactaagttgctcaggcatcttcctaagttgctgaggctggtctcgaaattgtgatccttctacctaagcctcccgagtttctgggattacaggaatgggcCACAATGCTATGCTCTAATGGTTGCATTTGTTACATAATTGTATCTGCACACAATATAAGTATAATTTGATCATTGTCATTCCTTACAGATCCAACAAAGGGAACTCCCTGAGCTGCAGGCTGAGCCAGTTCTTGGATTGTGGTACCTGCTCCACTGGAAAATACTCAATTTTATTTGGATAAAATATCCGCTGATCAGAATAGAGTACCTTTGGTGAAGTTATGTCATTGAATTGGAGGCTCAAGACTGGGTTACTGCATCAGAGATTAACAAACATacttaaaagaataaaggaaggaagaagtaaAGAAGCAAGGACAGAAAATAAGGAGGAAGAAGACAAGGAGAAGAAATAATTCCCAAACATTCTCAGGAATCTATAATACATCTAAGGTTTTAGAATCTGTTGCTGAAAATATTGCACCATGAAGTCTGTTCACTCTGGTACCCAGACAAGAAGTTCCACCATTATGACATTCCACCCAACCATGGAAGAATTCTCAGATTTCAACAATTATATAGCCTACATGGAATCCCAAGGGGCACACAGAGCTGGCCTGGCCAAAGTAATTCCACCCAAGGAATGGAGAGCCAGGCAGTCCTATGATGATGTCAGTGACATGTTAATACCCACTCCCCTGCAGCAGGTGGTCTTTGGGAAGGCAGGTATGTTCACTCAAtaccacaaaaagaagaaagccaTGACAGTGAGAGAGTATCACCTCCTGGCAGACAGCAAAAAGTATAGAACTCCCCTTCACCTGAATTTTGAAGATCTGGAGAGAAAATACTGGAAGAGCCGCCTCTATGACTCACCAATTTATGGTGCTGACATCAGTGGCTCCTTATTTGATGAAAACACTAAAGAGTGGAACCTGGGACACCTGGGAACCATTATGGACCTGTTGGAACAGGAATGTGGAGTTGTCATTGAGGGTGTCAACAGGCCCTACCTGTATTTTGGCATGTGGAAGACCACTTTTGCTTGGCACACGGAGGACATGGACCTTTACAGCATCAACTACTTGCACTTTGGGGAGCCCAAAACGTGGTACGCAGTGCCCCCTGAACATGGGCAGCGCCTGGAGCGCCTGGCCAGGGAGCTTTTCCCGGGCAGTTCCCAGGGTTGTGAGGCCTTCCTGAGGCACAAGGTGGCCCTCATCTCGCCCACAGTCCTCCATGAGAATGGCATTCCCTTCAACCgcatgactcaggaggctggtgAGTTCATGGTGACATTTCCCTATGGCTACCATGCTGGCTTCAACCATGGCTTCAACTGTGCGGAGGCCATCAATTTCGCCACTCCGAGGTGGATTGATTATGGCAAAATGGCATCTCAGTGCAGCTGTGGGGAGGCCAGGGTCAGCTTCTCCATGGACCCCTTTGTGCGCATCCTGCAACCCGAGCGCTATGAGCTGTGGAAATGCGGACAAGACAGGGCGGTAGTGGACCACACTGAGCCT
This portion of the Ictidomys tridecemlineatus isolate mIctTri1 chromosome 4, mIctTri1.hap1, whole genome shotgun sequence genome encodes:
- the LOC144376692 gene encoding lysine-specific demethylase 4D-like; amino-acid sequence: MKSVHSGTQTRSSTIMTFHPTMEEFSDFNNYIAYMESQGAHRAGLAKVIPPKEWRARQSYDDVSDMLIPTPLQQVVFGKAGMFTQYHKKKKAMTVREYHLLADSKKYRTPLHLNFEDLERKYWKSRLYDSPIYGADISGSLFDENTKEWNLGHLGTIMDLLEQECGVVIEGVNRPYLYFGMWKTTFAWHTEDMDLYSINYLHFGEPKTWYAVPPEHGQRLERLARELFPGSSQGCEAFLRHKVALISPTVLHENGIPFNRMTQEAGEFMVTFPYGYHAGFNHGFNCAEAINFATPRWIDYGKMASQCSCGEARVSFSMDPFVRILQPERYELWKCGQDRAVVDHTEPTAPGRQAMTTWRDVLSCRKASPSLRQFPLWQDPAALDHTKPTASAKQEQVPGRLAPSLKHLRRQQKRCLKCSVATGCGSRGCTPICPATCSMSSPNGYMQPRTTVKGCFSKSGRIRSRTKTVSPLCSWELEAPEPTVLTQTKGLLMVATGNTASGSEHQPLLEDRALMNDSVSVRAGPYFPAKASGCCCAPDLQPLGPPLDPDEPMHPGPCLQSLDNITLNLPEIVPLTVPDIIPPVSVNKDATGNCMTPAEVVGSDHFYSSMFLDPVDASRIFLPLEGFEPLTLEKPWPPMDALNLGY